Proteins encoded by one window of Cuniculiplasma divulgatum:
- a CDS encoding thioredoxin domain-containing protein, giving the protein MSNLKKKKMEQLRKKKLEMRKRIEKVAFLSITVAILVVVGIHYSGSLSGGNHNVTKPKQSLTDFNVYLITDTTISTKSLEGSPLVVWFMTTWCSSCAEGSELLASQYYNTFRTDGIHLLQIENYNDLNEQGMSLQQFVTQYGGANEPGWYIGTSTLSVTQQYNPTSALDVYYLVNSQGYIVGSGQGLGANLNSVIETLG; this is encoded by the coding sequence ATGTCCAATTTAAAGAAGAAAAAAATGGAACAGTTAAGGAAAAAGAAGCTGGAAATGAGAAAGAGGATTGAGAAAGTTGCATTCTTATCAATAACGGTTGCCATTCTGGTTGTGGTGGGTATACACTATTCTGGTTCATTATCTGGAGGAAATCATAATGTAACGAAACCAAAACAGTCACTTACTGATTTTAATGTTTATTTGATAACAGATACTACCATATCAACAAAGTCTTTGGAAGGAAGTCCGTTGGTCGTGTGGTTCATGACAACATGGTGTTCTTCATGTGCTGAGGGAAGTGAACTTCTTGCCTCACAGTATTACAACACATTCAGAACAGATGGCATACACCTGTTGCAGATCGAAAATTACAATGACCTAAATGAGCAGGGAATGAGCCTACAGCAGTTTGTAACGCAATATGGAGGTGCGAACGAACCCGGTTGGTACATAGGAACATCTACTCTGTCAGTAACTCAGCAATATAACCCAACCAGTGCTCTTGATGTGTATTATTTGGTGAATTCACAGGGATACATTGTTGGCAGTGGACAGGGGCTTGGTGCTAACCTAAACAGCGTAATAGAGACGTTGGGGTGA